A DNA window from Microcystis aeruginosa NIES-843 contains the following coding sequences:
- a CDS encoding CHAT domain-containing protein: MNKSVIINLGSGNLYQGFPRVTVQLWTDGNPRPEQFIGTLPAAPALGELYRNWQLVYRGLCDRLGRSETERITGGQRHPIISQPGHLSSASLVEVGELEISEAGITNISQVSFDELCQQLQASINTWLKSEGFLPIELQLRSRLDSSAPIRVMIETNDLELRSLPWHRWHFFEDYPQAEMALSQPEYHYRNVLKSAKTDQKVRILAVLGNSSGIDLATETRLLQRLQDGSVKFLANPSRQEFNTQLWQPEGWDILFFAGHSQTQGQTGRIYINENSTHNSLTISQLEEALKTALEKGLTLAIFNSCDGLGLAQALEKLHIPTVIVMREPIPNRVAQEFFQQFLTAFAIEQLPLYLAVQQARRKLQGLEDDFPAASWLPVICQNLAVEPPTWIQLGGTPTCPYRGLFAFREEDARFFFGREQVTQALLAAVKQKPLVAVIGASGSGKSSVVFAGLVPRLRQELGSSGMKERGSPSVQIVSFRPGNNPFEALATGLAQCPAIAQFVSLHQSQQGCGDALPEGQSDSFANAVELERLLRQDDQGLSHLIEWVKQQNSGICLILIADQFEELYTLCPEAERQTFLDTVLNAVKFAPGFTLILTLRADFCGYALAYRPLSDALQGAIQVLGPMNREELPAAIAKPAAQMQVKLEDGLIQKLIHAMNEQPGRLPLLEFALTQLWSNQRDGWLTNQAYDQIGGVEAALANHAEFVYAQLNEEDRQRAQRVFIQLVQPGAGTDDSRRTATREDVQPENWDLVVRLASSRLVVTNRNDSTGEETVEIVHEALIGGWKRLRNWMQLDREFRLWQEQLRANRYQWERSHQDEGALLRGKPLTDAEYWYLNRADELSSSDRELIEQSVALRDRDLKSQKRRRKLTISGLTGGLLGALILAGVAWGQWQNSARSEIQAITASSEALFVSNNKLDALIEAIRAWQKLSRTGGTDAETKTQVDSVLRQAVYGVLEYNRLSLDRDEVKSVAFSPDGNILVSAGRDKIIKLWKRDGTLIATLNGHSDRIWQAVFSPDGHTIASGSTDKTIKLWKLEAGKTPVLLKTLVGHRDGVRGVAFSPDGQMLASASDDKTVKIWKQDGTLIATLAGHTAVVNGVAFSPDGQILASASDDKTVKLWKRDGTLITTLTGHTDIVNGVAFSPDGQMLASASWDKTIKLWKLETGKMPALLATLTGHSEVIAGVAFSPDSQTLASGSWDKTVKLWKRDGTLIATLSGHSDRVWGVTFSPDGQTIASASDDKTVKLWRLKSPLLTRLTGHSGVVIGVAFSPDGQTIASTSDDKTVKLWQRDGTLLATLSGHTAQVYGVAFSPDGQRLASASADNTVKLWNLGRGKPRLLATLRGHQAVVWEVAFSPDGQTVASAAWDNTVKLWNVGQKTPQLLATLRGHQAAVLGVAFSPDGQTIASTSADNTVKLWRVKPDQVPVLLKTLIGHTAQVYGLAFSPDGQTIASASADNTIKLWKLDGTLLTTLKGHSAVVFSVAFSPDGQTIASASWDKTIKLWKPDGTLLTTLNGYSGRFWSIAFSPDGQTIASANEDKTVILWNKEQVLTLNPLMYGCNWVHDYLRANPNVSENDRHLCD, encoded by the coding sequence ATGAACAAGTCAGTGATTATTAATCTAGGCAGTGGGAATTTGTATCAGGGATTTCCGCGAGTTACCGTTCAATTATGGACGGACGGCAATCCGAGGCCAGAGCAATTTATCGGCACGTTGCCCGCCGCACCCGCTTTAGGGGAACTGTATCGGAATTGGCAGCTTGTTTATCGGGGACTATGCGATCGCCTTGGGCGCAGCGAAACTGAACGCATTACGGGCGGACAACGCCATCCCATAATATCCCAACCAGGACATCTATCTTCAGCTTCTCTCGTAGAAGTTGGTGAACTAGAAATCAGTGAAGCAGGCATTACCAATATTTCTCAGGTCAGTTTTGATGAGTTGTGCCAGCAGCTACAGGCAAGCATCAATACTTGGCTGAAATCAGAGGGTTTTCTCCCCATTGAACTGCAACTGCGATCGCGACTCGACTCATCCGCTCCCATCCGAGTCATGATTGAAACTAACGATCTGGAATTGCGCTCTCTTCCCTGGCATCGCTGGCATTTCTTTGAGGATTATCCCCAAGCGGAAATGGCGTTGAGTCAACCAGAGTACCACTATCGAAATGTTCTGAAGTCAGCAAAAACTGACCAGAAAGTCAGGATTTTAGCAGTCTTAGGCAATAGCTCTGGCATTGATTTAGCCACAGAAACCCGCTTACTTCAGCGGTTGCAGGATGGGTCAGTTAAGTTCCTGGCCAACCCCTCACGCCAGGAGTTCAATACTCAATTATGGCAGCCTGAAGGGTGGGATATCCTGTTTTTTGCCGGTCACAGTCAAACCCAGGGACAAACGGGTCGAATATATATTAATGAGAATTCAACCCACAATAGTTTGACGATATCACAGTTAGAAGAGGCACTGAAAACCGCGCTCGAGAAGGGTTTAACGCTGGCTATTTTTAATTCTTGTGATGGATTAGGCTTGGCACAAGCACTGGAGAAACTACACATTCCCACAGTGATTGTCATGCGCGAACCGATTCCCAATCGGGTGGCACAAGAGTTCTTTCAGCAGTTTCTGACAGCATTTGCGATCGAGCAATTGCCGCTTTATCTTGCCGTTCAGCAAGCGCGTCGAAAGCTCCAAGGATTAGAAGATGATTTTCCAGCAGCGTCTTGGTTGCCCGTGATTTGCCAAAATCTAGCCGTTGAACCTCCCACTTGGATTCAGCTTGGAGGAACGCCAACCTGTCCCTATCGCGGTCTATTTGCCTTTCGGGAGGAAGATGCTCGGTTCTTCTTTGGGCGGGAGCAGGTAACTCAGGCACTGCTGGCGGCGGTCAAACAAAAGCCATTGGTGGCGGTGATTGGTGCTTCTGGCAGTGGCAAATCATCCGTCGTCTTTGCGGGATTAGTGCCGCGCTTGCGTCAGGAATTAGGCAGTAGCGGCATGAAGGAACGAGGCTCGCCGTCTGTACAGATTGTCTCGTTCCGCCCAGGAAATAATCCGTTTGAAGCCTTAGCAACTGGGTTGGCGCAGTGTCCTGCGATCGCTCAATTTGTCTCTCTACATCAGTCCCAACAGGGGTGTGGCGATGCTCTCCCAGAAGGTCAAAGCGACAGCTTCGCTAACGCAGTAGAACTAGAGCGGCTATTGCGGCAAGACGACCAGGGATTATCCCACCTCATCGAGTGGGTTAAACAGCAGAATTCAGGGATATGCCTGATTTTGATCGCCGATCAATTTGAAGAACTCTATACCCTTTGTCCAGAGGCAGAGCGACAGACTTTTTTGGATACTGTACTAAATGCCGTGAAATTTGCTCCAGGGTTCACCCTGATTCTGACCCTACGAGCAGACTTTTGCGGCTATGCCCTGGCTTACCGCCCCTTGAGTGATGCCTTGCAAGGTGCCATTCAGGTTTTGGGGCCGATGAACCGGGAAGAATTGCCAGCCGCGATTGCCAAGCCCGCCGCCCAAATGCAAGTGAAATTAGAGGATGGGTTAATCCAGAAGCTGATCCATGCCATGAATGAGCAGCCAGGGCGTTTGCCCTTGTTGGAATTTGCCCTCACGCAATTGTGGTCAAACCAGCGAGATGGATGGCTAACCAATCAGGCTTATGACCAGATTGGCGGCGTAGAAGCAGCGCTGGCCAATCACGCAGAATTCGTATACGCTCAACTGAACGAAGAGGATCGACAGCGAGCGCAACGGGTATTTATCCAATTAGTGCAGCCCGGTGCCGGGACAGACGATAGCCGGCGTACTGCTACACGGGAAGACGTGCAGCCCGAAAACTGGGACTTGGTAGTGCGTTTAGCCTCCTCTCGCTTAGTGGTGACCAACCGCAACGATTCTACAGGAGAAGAAACCGTAGAAATTGTTCACGAGGCATTAATTGGGGGCTGGAAACGACTCAGGAATTGGATGCAGCTCGATCGAGAGTTTCGCCTCTGGCAAGAGCAACTGCGGGCAAACCGCTACCAGTGGGAGCGCAGCCATCAGGATGAAGGGGCATTGTTGCGGGGTAAACCTCTGACCGATGCAGAATATTGGTATCTGAATCGAGCTGATGAACTGAGTTCGAGCGATCGCGAATTGATTGAGCAAAGTGTGGCACTGCGCGATCGCGACCTGAAATCCCAAAAGCGCAGGCGAAAGTTAACGATCTCAGGACTCACAGGTGGCTTGCTAGGGGCCTTAATCTTAGCAGGAGTCGCTTGGGGGCAATGGCAGAATTCAGCGCGTAGCGAGATCCAAGCCATCACTGCGTCCTCAGAAGCACTTTTTGTCTCCAATAATAAGTTAGATGCGTTGATTGAGGCCATTCGGGCCTGGCAAAAATTATCCAGGACAGGAGGAACAGACGCTGAGACTAAAACTCAGGTAGATTCCGTCTTACGGCAGGCAGTTTATGGCGTTCTTGAATACAATCGTTTGTCATTGGATCGCGACGAAGTTAAAAGCGTCGCCTTCAGCCCCGACGGTAACATACTCGTCTCAGCGGGTCGTGATAAAATCATCAAACTCTGGAAGCGAGACGGTACTCTAATTGCAACTCTGAACGGACACAGCGATCGAATTTGGCAAGCTGTGTTTAGTCCTGATGGTCACACGATTGCCTCGGGTAGTACAGACAAAACCATCAAACTCTGGAAACTAGAAGCGGGCAAGACACCTGTTTTGCTAAAGACCCTTGTAGGACATCGCGATGGTGTGAGGGGAGTGGCATTCAGTCCCGATGGTCAAATGCTGGCTTCAGCGAGTGATGATAAGACGGTAAAAATCTGGAAACAGGATGGCACTTTAATTGCAACTCTAGCAGGTCACACTGCTGTGGTGAATGGAGTTGCCTTTAGTCCTGACGGTCAAATACTGGCCTCGGCGAGTGACGATAAGACAGTAAAACTTTGGAAGCGAGATGGCACCTTGATTACGACTCTCACAGGTCACACTGATATTGTCAACGGAGTAGCGTTCAGCCCTGATGGTCAGATGCTGGCTTCAGCCAGTTGGGACAAAACGATCAAACTCTGGAAACTAGAAACAGGGAAAATGCCGGCTCTACTGGCAACCCTTACAGGACATAGTGAAGTGATTGCTGGAGTAGCATTCAGCCCCGATAGTCAGACTCTCGCTTCAGGTAGTTGGGACAAGACTGTTAAGCTCTGGAAGCGGGATGGTACTTTGATTGCAACTCTCAGTGGGCATAGCGATCGTGTTTGGGGAGTAACATTTAGCCCCGATGGTCAGACCATTGCTTCGGCCAGTGATGACAAAACGGTCAAGCTTTGGAGGCTGAAAAGCCCTTTGTTAACAAGGCTGACAGGGCATAGTGGCGTAGTGATTGGAGTGGCATTCAGCCCCGATGGTCAGACCATTGCTTCGACCAGTGATGACAAAACGGTCAAACTTTGGCAGCGAGATGGCACTCTGCTCGCAACTCTCAGCGGACACACCGCTCAGGTTTATGGAGTCGCCTTCAGTCCCGATGGTCAGAGGCTTGCCTCCGCAAGTGCAGATAATACCGTCAAGCTCTGGAACTTAGGTAGAGGGAAGCCTCGATTACTTGCCACCCTGAGAGGACATCAAGCAGTGGTTTGGGAAGTTGCCTTTAGTCCCGACGGTCAGACAGTTGCCTCCGCAGCCTGGGATAATACTGTCAAGCTCTGGAATGTAGGGCAAAAAACGCCCCAACTCCTCGCCACCTTGAGAGGACATCAAGCGGCGGTTCTTGGAGTGGCATTCAGTCCCGATGGTCAGACAATCGCCTCCACAAGTGCAGACAATACCGTAAAACTCTGGAGAGTGAAGCCAGATCAGGTGCCTGTTCTCCTAAAGACACTTATAGGACATACTGCTCAAGTTTATGGATTGGCATTCAGCCCCGATGGTCAGACGATTGCCTCGGCAAGTGCAGATAACACGATCAAGCTTTGGAAACTGGATGGTACTTTATTGACAACCCTTAAAGGTCATAGTGCTGTCGTTTTCTCTGTTGCCTTCAGTCCCGATGGTCAGACCATTGCCTCAGCAAGCTGGGACAAGACGATCAAGCTTTGGAAACCAGATGGCACTTTATTGACGACTCTGAATGGCTATAGCGGTCGCTTTTGGTCAATAGCCTTCAGTCCTGATGGTCAAACTATTGCCTCAGCAAATGAAGACAAGACAGTCATTTTGTGGAACAAGGAGCAGGTTCTTACCCTTAATCCATTGATGTACGGTTGTAATTGGGTGCATGATTATCTAAGGGCAAATCCCAATGTGAGTGAAAATGATCGCCATCTTTGTGATTGA
- a CDS encoding glycoside hydrolase family 24 protein, with translation MAELSLTALQDTVIKRFTIDSTDIDNPGEKFDLEKGEKIGINWYRPASKNHWEFELKSPHGGFFNWYVFQPHVQINDPTPGHTEASGSKQVMAFLDAIAWPEGTDKSVGDGVRTGYNIMFTGQTFSSYADHPRKVICSGGLCSTAAGRYQFLNTTWDGVAKKLGLKDFSPSNQDKAAIQLIKQRGALDEIEKGKIRAACDILSWEWASLPPGRYGQPTVTYEKMEQLFKQAGGVLG, from the coding sequence ATGGCAGAATTAAGTTTGACCGCCCTTCAAGATACCGTGATCAAGCGATTTACTATCGATAGCACGGATATTGACAATCCAGGAGAAAAGTTTGATTTAGAAAAAGGCGAAAAAATTGGTATCAACTGGTATCGACCAGCTTCCAAGAATCATTGGGAATTTGAACTCAAATCTCCCCACGGAGGCTTTTTCAATTGGTACGTTTTCCAGCCGCACGTTCAGATTAACGATCCCACGCCTGGACATACTGAAGCTTCAGGAAGCAAACAAGTCATGGCTTTCTTAGATGCCATTGCTTGGCCAGAAGGGACAGATAAGAGCGTTGGAGATGGTGTAAGGACAGGATACAATATCATGTTCACTGGCCAGACATTTTCTAGTTATGCGGATCATCCCCGTAAGGTTATATGTTCAGGAGGATTATGCTCGACAGCAGCAGGGCGATATCAATTTCTGAACACAACTTGGGATGGAGTTGCCAAAAAACTAGGCTTGAAAGATTTTTCTCCTAGTAATCAAGACAAAGCCGCCATTCAACTCATTAAACAACGAGGTGCATTAGACGAAATAGAAAAAGGTAAAATCAGGGCAGCCTGTGACATCCTAAGCTGGGAGTGGGCTTCTTTACCACCAGGTCGTTATGGTCAGCCCACAGTTACCTACGAGAAAATGGAGCAACTGTTTAAACAGGCGGGGGGAGTACTAGGGTAG
- a CDS encoding Imm30 family immunity protein, with protein sequence MNLLKILQENRLLKTPQEIKLFEETLEKIAKYPKDDNLKELHLILDDNCEHPEIMFSLVHFLEDFDLQKQIPAFIEVIPQLMIAAPEWTKIIHYRIMNDESACKLYHNTLELANQKTPHFLYQLLLESVKNHLNSPSYQIRF encoded by the coding sequence ATGAATTTACTAAAAATCTTACAAGAAAATCGTTTACTGAAAACACCTCAAGAAATCAAGTTATTTGAGGAAACTTTAGAAAAAATTGCTAAATATCCTAAGGATGACAATCTAAAGGAATTACATCTTATCTTAGATGATAATTGTGAACATCCTGAAATTATGTTTAGTTTAGTTCATTTTTTAGAAGATTTTGATCTACAAAAACAAATACCAGCTTTTATTGAAGTGATTCCTCAATTAATGATCGCTGCACCAGAATGGACAAAAATCATTCACTATCGCATCATGAATGATGAATCTGCTTGTAAACTTTATCACAATACTCTGGAATTAGCCAATCAAAAGACCCCTCATTTCTTATATCAACTTTTACTAGAAAGTGTTAAAAATCATCTCAATTCACCTTCGTACCAAATACGCTTTTAA
- a CDS encoding type II toxin-antitoxin system VapC family toxin — protein sequence MKCLFDTSALIAALLTGHTHHSACLPFLLQAQSQQIQGLIATHTLAELYSVLTRIPKTKISPAVAQNLIRDNLQTFDTVSLTAEDYTAAIDLMVQRQLPGGGIFDALIAQAVLKSQADVLLTLNPKHFTRLGSEIAYKVQVPQ from the coding sequence ATGAAATGTCTCTTTGATACCTCTGCTCTCATCGCTGCCCTATTGACTGGACACACTCATCATTCGGCCTGCTTGCCCTTTCTCCTTCAAGCCCAATCCCAGCAAATTCAGGGACTTATTGCCACGCATACCCTAGCAGAACTCTATTCTGTTCTAACGCGCATTCCCAAAACCAAAATCTCCCCTGCCGTCGCCCAAAACTTGATCCGCGATAACCTACAGACCTTCGATACTGTTTCGCTGACTGCTGAAGATTACACGGCAGCTATTGACCTAATGGTGCAACGTCAGCTTCCTGGCGGTGGTATCTTTGATGCCCTTATCGCCCAAGCAGTCCTCAAATCTCAGGCTGATGTTCTGTTAACCCTCAACCCAAAGCATTTTACAAGGCTGGGTTCTGAGATTGCTTATAAAGTACAGGTACCCCAATGA
- a CDS encoding AbrB/MazE/SpoVT family DNA-binding domain-containing protein → MTAIAIDDSGKLEIPLEIRQQLGITTAQSLNLEVRQGCIILQPLEQEAKVQRQGSALVLETPPLGHLDTLIDDLREERIQSQLPA, encoded by the coding sequence ATGACGGCAATTGCGATCGATGACAGCGGAAAACTAGAAATTCCTCTAGAAATCCGTCAACAACTCGGCATCACCACAGCCCAATCCCTCAATCTTGAGGTTAGACAAGGCTGCATCATCCTACAACCCTTGGAGCAAGAAGCTAAAGTCCAACGTCAAGGCAGTGCCTTAGTGCTAGAAACCCCACCCCTCGGCCATCTCGATACCCTTATTGATGACCTCCGCGAGGAACGCATTCAAAGCCAATTGCCTGCATGA
- a CDS encoding DUF1822 family protein: MFSLRAIPPDLNLSRPEAIRLEPEQFEQALVNPLASPSVDEAGQWQLYLNALALLGFEQWLEKRAPSHCLDRTQCINHIGAVYNLKIDEFKLNLIVKEQVLDEVVEIPREAIEQPALVAHFYVLLEVCEEQQRVMIRGFLRSDRLMNYCHRVSDGLQNDYYQIPLSVFDPEPNHLLFYCDFLEPASILLPVISTEHTATPEAISETTLTASQETPIQLGQWIQGVFAAGWQAIDDLFSPEVHLAWSPRNQREGAKRGKLIDLGMELQGQRVVLLVNVTEEADNQLSVLVQLHPAGEERYLPPQIALTLLSQAGKKLQEVGSRTQDNYIQLKSFKGRSGIPFSIVVSLGDTCLCENFEL, translated from the coding sequence ATGTTTAGCTTAAGAGCGATCCCACCAGATTTAAATCTTAGCCGACCTGAAGCCATAAGGCTTGAACCAGAACAGTTTGAGCAGGCGCTAGTCAATCCCCTGGCCAGTCCCTCAGTCGATGAAGCGGGTCAGTGGCAACTCTATCTGAATGCCCTGGCACTATTGGGTTTTGAGCAATGGCTAGAGAAACGCGCTCCATCACACTGCCTCGATCGAACTCAATGTATCAATCATATTGGTGCTGTTTACAACCTTAAAATTGATGAATTTAAGCTAAATTTAATTGTCAAAGAGCAGGTTCTAGATGAAGTAGTGGAAATTCCCAGAGAAGCGATCGAACAGCCGGCTCTTGTCGCTCATTTCTATGTCCTGCTTGAGGTCTGTGAAGAGCAGCAGCGAGTGATGATTCGAGGCTTTTTGCGATCTGACCGACTCATGAATTATTGCCATCGGGTCAGTGATGGTTTACAAAACGATTATTATCAAATTCCCCTATCTGTTTTCGATCCTGAACCCAATCATTTATTGTTCTACTGTGATTTTCTAGAACCTGCCTCAATACTATTGCCCGTCATTTCAACGGAGCATACCGCAACGCCTGAAGCAATCTCTGAAACCACATTAACGGCTTCTCAAGAAACTCCTATCCAGTTAGGACAGTGGATACAGGGGGTCTTTGCAGCAGGATGGCAAGCGATCGACGATCTGTTTAGTCCAGAAGTTCATCTTGCTTGGAGTCCTCGGAATCAGAGAGAGGGTGCAAAACGCGGGAAGCTTATTGACTTGGGGATGGAGTTGCAAGGACAGAGAGTGGTCTTGTTGGTGAATGTTACAGAAGAAGCCGATAATCAGCTATCTGTGCTGGTTCAGTTACATCCGGCGGGTGAGGAGCGATATCTGCCACCCCAGATCGCCTTAACGTTGCTTTCTCAGGCAGGCAAAAAGCTTCAAGAAGTGGGCTCCAGAACGCAAGATAACTATATTCAGCTTAAATCTTTTAAAGGGCGCTCTGGTATCCCCTTTAGTATTGTGGTTAGTCTCGGTGACACCTGCCTCTGCGAGAATTTTGAACTCTAG
- a CDS encoding patatin-like phospholipase family protein: MNTTNSKQKLNYIPQIIIGIGIIAIAVVVWWHIPDSFWKYLFFLRAPILWGLLLVTLPLIATLWLPAMLRNLFVLRGPWQLISVIVSANMAAIGVIINAYMLLKGAPDRFGLSPWLEISDIWQYGLAIALSLPICVTSYKLSKEEIKEKNPIQGVIFSVLLSLVLLFAVIQTKTWIFTNFANNKLLISFVEFITRHKTEGYIIGTQPKPQQFLEGHLSNIAFFIVAFIVYGIIGWKFQPQSQPSDKKKEAAALMYVMLIIMMIAPLSGSLTFYFDYYRVPVFLLFVVIVALMYALFKVDHFFELNLNEANKYDPKDFKKAIEKRLEYQEEEKEKTLVVVCASGGGIQAAGWIVQVLTGLQDMLGNSFTKSIGFISSVSGGSVGTMYYLDRFADKGYPESKEFENIFKSATEDSLDAVGWGLAYPDLWRIIGLPFFAPKMCDRGKVIETDWQGELKNPNSKQFLSTWSEQILNGKIPIPIFNATLVEDGRRFLISPMTFCKPSSNKSVDFNTLYAGYDIDVVTAARLSATFSYISPISRYVGENKNQKGKGKGNYHIADGGYFDNSGMVTMVEWLNEWLDPQKGLNIKRVLLLQINAFPKTEPSKNESGGGGWWQAIIGPLLTLFSVRDTTQLSRVSTEVELLQQRWKNQVKIAYCPIFFPKNGKNSENKPPLSWQLTEKQKQNIKNGWCGIKKEIGEQIGEQIGEEWKKWGFEDPSQKSTNEK, translated from the coding sequence ATGAACACTACGAATTCAAAACAGAAACTAAACTACATTCCACAGATCATCATCGGCATCGGCATAATTGCGATCGCTGTAGTGGTTTGGTGGCACATTCCTGATTCTTTCTGGAAATATCTTTTTTTCTTGCGTGCACCTATTCTCTGGGGTTTACTGCTGGTGACACTCCCTCTAATAGCTACCTTATGGCTGCCAGCCATGCTGAGAAATTTATTTGTTCTTCGTGGTCCGTGGCAACTTATCTCTGTAATTGTCAGTGCAAACATGGCGGCAATAGGGGTCATTATTAATGCCTATATGCTTCTCAAAGGTGCGCCAGATCGTTTTGGACTATCACCGTGGCTCGAAATTTCTGACATCTGGCAATATGGGTTGGCGATCGCTTTGAGTTTACCGATCTGCGTCACCTCTTATAAGCTTTCAAAAGAGGAAATTAAAGAAAAGAATCCCATCCAAGGAGTGATTTTCAGCGTGTTATTGAGTTTGGTGCTGTTGTTTGCAGTGATTCAGACGAAAACCTGGATATTTACTAACTTTGCTAACAATAAGTTACTCATTAGTTTCGTTGAATTCATTACCAGACATAAAACTGAAGGCTATATTATAGGAACACAGCCAAAACCACAGCAATTCCTTGAAGGTCATCTGAGTAACATCGCTTTTTTTATAGTTGCCTTCATCGTCTATGGCATCATTGGTTGGAAATTTCAGCCACAATCTCAACCATCCGACAAGAAAAAAGAAGCGGCTGCCCTAATGTATGTGATGCTAATCATCATGATGATAGCACCCTTGTCTGGAAGCCTAACCTTCTATTTCGATTACTATCGCGTTCCTGTCTTTCTGCTCTTTGTGGTTATTGTTGCTTTGATGTATGCGCTGTTTAAGGTGGATCACTTTTTTGAATTAAACTTAAATGAGGCAAACAAATACGATCCCAAGGATTTCAAAAAGGCAATAGAAAAACGACTCGAGTATCAAGAAGAAGAAAAGGAAAAGACCTTAGTAGTTGTCTGTGCGAGTGGGGGCGGCATTCAAGCCGCAGGCTGGATAGTTCAAGTCCTGACGGGATTACAAGATATGCTAGGTAATTCGTTTACCAAGTCAATTGGTTTTATTAGCTCTGTTTCAGGTGGTTCAGTTGGAACGATGTATTATCTCGATCGCTTTGCCGATAAAGGATATCCTGAGTCTAAGGAGTTTGAAAATATCTTTAAGAGTGCTACTGAAGATAGTTTGGATGCGGTAGGTTGGGGATTAGCTTATCCTGATTTATGGCGCATTATTGGGCTTCCTTTTTTCGCTCCTAAAATGTGCGATCGGGGAAAAGTAATAGAGACAGATTGGCAAGGAGAGTTAAAAAATCCCAATAGCAAACAATTTTTATCTACTTGGAGCGAACAAATTTTAAATGGTAAAATTCCCATCCCTATTTTCAATGCGACTCTGGTTGAAGATGGTCGTCGATTTCTAATTTCACCGATGACTTTTTGTAAACCTAGTAGCAACAAATCAGTGGATTTTAACACCCTTTATGCGGGATATGACATTGATGTTGTCACAGCCGCAAGGCTCTCAGCAACTTTTTCTTATATATCGCCTATTTCTCGCTATGTTGGTGAAAATAAAAACCAGAAGGGGAAAGGGAAGGGGAATTATCATATTGCCGATGGTGGCTATTTCGATAATTCTGGTATGGTAACAATGGTGGAATGGCTCAATGAATGGCTAGACCCCCAGAAAGGACTTAACATTAAACGAGTTCTTTTGTTACAAATTAATGCTTTTCCTAAGACTGAACCCTCCAAAAATGAGAGTGGCGGTGGAGGTTGGTGGCAGGCGATAATAGGTCCTTTACTGACCTTATTCAGCGTCCGTGATACTACCCAGTTGTCTCGAGTTTCTACTGAAGTAGAACTTCTTCAACAGCGATGGAAAAATCAAGTAAAGATCGCATATTGTCCTATCTTTTTTCCAAAGAATGGTAAAAATAGTGAAAATAAACCACCTCTGTCTTGGCAACTAACGGAAAAGCAAAAACAAAATATTAAAAACGGATGGTGCGGAATTAAGAAGGAAATTGGGGAGCAAATTGGGGAGCAAATTGGGGAGGAGTGGAAAAAATGGGGATTTGAAGACCCATCTCAAAAATCGACCAATGAGAAATAG
- a CDS encoding thermonuclease family protein: MNAVDTGSGALAKPDRFGRTVAEVYAGGQLVQLQQVKDGMVWAYDRFKADCPSWNEIERAFKETPSNRKGIFGGNPMPPWEWRRRNR, translated from the coding sequence ATCAATGCTGTGGATACCGGGAGCGGAGCGCTGGCGAAGCCAGATCGCTTCGGGCGTACCGTGGCCGAGGTGTACGCAGGGGGTCAGCTAGTTCAACTTCAGCAGGTGAAGGACGGGATGGTTTGGGCTTATGATCGATTCAAGGCTGACTGTCCAAGCTGGAATGAAATCGAGAGGGCTTTTAAGGAAACTCCCTCGAATCGCAAGGGAATTTTCGGGGGAAACCCGATGCCACCCTGGGAATGGCGACGACGGAATCGGTAG